The Pantoea vagans genome includes a window with the following:
- the efeO gene encoding iron uptake system protein EfeO, with protein sequence MTIRFRRKALLVSMLALSGAASAASIPQVTVTVTDKQCEPMSLNVQAGKTQFIIKNNSQKALEWEILKGVMVVEERENIAPGFSQKLTANLEAGEYDMTCGLLTNPKGKLVVSGESKTAAKGKTDIMQLAGPITDYKTYVMSEVKELVAGTQAFTDAVKAGDLEKAKALYAPTRAHYERIEPIAELFSDLDSSIDAREDDFEKKAEDPKFTGFHRIEKILWADKTTKGAEEFATKLNQDVLDLQTRISELAFPPAKVVGGAAGLIEEVAASKISGEEDRYSRTDLSDFQANIDGAQKIVDLLRPQLQKANPQLLAKVDANFKKVDGILSKYRTKDGFESYEKLTTADRNALKGPITTLAEDLSLLRGTLGLD encoded by the coding sequence ATGACGATTCGCTTCCGCCGCAAGGCGCTGTTGGTTTCAATGCTGGCTCTCTCAGGCGCCGCTTCTGCTGCATCCATCCCGCAGGTCACGGTTACCGTCACCGACAAACAGTGCGAGCCGATGTCACTGAATGTGCAGGCAGGGAAAACCCAGTTCATCATCAAAAACAACAGCCAGAAAGCGCTGGAGTGGGAAATCCTGAAAGGGGTGATGGTGGTGGAAGAGCGTGAAAACATCGCGCCTGGCTTCAGCCAGAAACTGACGGCTAACCTCGAAGCGGGCGAATATGACATGACCTGTGGTCTGCTCACCAACCCGAAAGGCAAACTGGTGGTCTCTGGGGAGTCGAAAACCGCTGCCAAAGGCAAAACCGACATCATGCAACTGGCTGGCCCGATTACCGACTACAAAACTTACGTGATGAGCGAAGTCAAAGAGCTGGTGGCGGGGACGCAGGCCTTCACCGATGCGGTGAAAGCGGGCGATTTGGAGAAAGCCAAAGCGCTGTATGCGCCAACGCGTGCGCACTATGAGCGTATTGAACCGATTGCGGAACTGTTCTCCGATCTCGACAGCAGTATTGATGCCCGTGAAGACGACTTCGAGAAGAAAGCGGAAGATCCTAAATTCACCGGTTTCCACCGTATCGAGAAAATCCTGTGGGCTGACAAAACCACCAAAGGTGCAGAAGAGTTCGCCACTAAGCTGAACCAGGATGTGTTGGATCTGCAAACCCGTATCAGCGAACTGGCATTCCCGCCAGCCAAAGTGGTCGGTGGCGCTGCCGGTCTGATTGAAGAAGTGGCGGCCAGCAAAATCTCTGGTGAGGAAGATCGTTACAGCCGCACCGACCTGTCTGACTTCCAGGCTAACATTGATGGCGCACAGAAAATCGTTGATCTGCTGCGTCCACAGTTACAAAAAGCTAACCCGCAACTGCTGGCGAAAGTTGACGCAAACTTCAAGAAAGTGGACGGCATTCTCAGCAAATACCGCACCAAAGACGGATTTGAGTCTTACGAGAAGCTAACCACCGCTGACCGTAATGCGCTGAAAGGGCCGATCACCACCCTGGCGGAAGATCTCTCCCTGTTGCGCGGTACTTTAGGTCTCGACTAA
- a CDS encoding nitrilase family protein, with product MDKKLRVATVQFCHRAGDKDYNLSTMEQFIEQAAQDKTQVLAFPEMCITGYWHVPDLPAEEVEALAERSDDSPSLARIAMLAEKYQMAIGAGFIEKHRNGQLYNAYAMCMPDGQRHIHRKIHAFEHPAISQGNEFTVFDTPWGVRIGILICWDNNLTDNVRITALLGADILIAPHQTGGTHSRSPFGMKPIPLSLWEKREQNPDALEAALAGDSGRGWLMRWLPSRAHDNGLFLLFSNGVGLDNGEIRTGNAMVIDPYGRIINETTTFRDALVSAELDLSLLAMSTGRRWIHGRRPELYHLLCEPQGYERDARTARFSQETPCFKSRASD from the coding sequence ATGGATAAAAAACTTCGTGTCGCAACGGTACAGTTTTGTCATCGAGCCGGGGACAAAGATTACAATCTCTCCACCATGGAGCAGTTCATTGAACAAGCTGCACAGGATAAGACCCAGGTTCTCGCCTTCCCTGAAATGTGTATCACTGGCTACTGGCATGTTCCGGATCTCCCTGCTGAAGAGGTGGAAGCGTTGGCTGAACGCAGTGATGACAGCCCCTCGCTGGCACGTATCGCGATGCTGGCAGAGAAGTACCAAATGGCAATCGGTGCTGGTTTCATTGAGAAACATCGCAATGGCCAGCTCTACAATGCCTATGCGATGTGCATGCCGGATGGTCAGCGTCATATCCATCGAAAAATCCACGCATTTGAACACCCAGCAATTTCCCAAGGGAATGAATTCACCGTGTTCGATACGCCATGGGGAGTGCGTATTGGGATTTTGATCTGCTGGGATAACAACCTGACTGATAACGTGCGCATTACCGCCCTGCTCGGTGCCGATATTTTGATTGCACCACATCAGACCGGCGGTACGCATTCACGTAGCCCCTTCGGCATGAAGCCGATTCCGCTCAGTTTGTGGGAGAAGCGGGAGCAGAATCCAGATGCACTTGAAGCTGCTTTAGCCGGAGACAGCGGACGCGGTTGGTTGATGCGCTGGTTGCCGTCACGCGCACACGATAATGGGCTGTTCTTGTTATTCAGTAACGGCGTTGGACTCGATAACGGCGAGATCCGCACAGGCAATGCGATGGTGATTGATCCCTATGGCCGCATTATCAATGAAACCACCACCTTCCGGGATGCGCTGGTCAGTGCCGAGCTGGATCTCTCTTTGCTCGCCATGTCCACCGGCCGACGCTGGATCCATGGCCGTCGGCCCGAGCTTTATCATCTGCTGTGTGAACCGCAAGGTTATGAGCGTGATGCGCGTACCGCCCGGTTTTCACAAGAAACGCCTTGTTTTAAATCACGAGCCAGTGATTAA
- the efeB gene encoding iron uptake transporter deferrochelatase/peroxidase subunit — protein sequence MSNKNDAAQPSRRRLLQGLGMLGGAAALSGGCPFHTAAAADSFSPGTVAPDGRQQAQPFYGPHQAGIITPQQASMMLVAFDVLASDKSDLERLFRLLTARFAFLTKGGSAPAVPNPQLPPMDSGILGADIAPDNLTITLSVGTSLFDERFGLSAHKPTQLQAMTRFPNDSLDAEQCHGDLLIQICANTQDTVIHALRDIIKYTPDLLAVRWRRDGFIADHAARSKGQETPINLLGFKDGTANPDTHNNALMDQLLWVTTNQQEPAWTVGGSYQAVRIIRFHVEMWDRTPLGEQQTIFGREKLSGAPLGMKNEHDVPDYSKDPDGDVIALDAHIRLANPRTPATDSSLMLRRGYSYSSGITGAGQLDMGLLFVCYQHDLAKGFITVQKRLNGEALEEYIRPIGGGYFFVLPGVPDEKHYLGQPLLQA from the coding sequence ATGAGTAATAAAAATGACGCGGCGCAACCGTCGCGTCGTCGTTTATTGCAGGGATTAGGCATGCTGGGCGGCGCTGCCGCCCTCAGTGGCGGCTGTCCGTTCCATACGGCAGCCGCGGCTGACAGCTTCTCTCCCGGCACGGTTGCACCCGATGGACGCCAACAAGCGCAACCCTTCTACGGCCCGCATCAGGCTGGCATTATCACTCCGCAACAGGCATCCATGATGCTGGTGGCATTTGATGTCTTAGCCAGTGATAAAAGCGATTTAGAGCGCTTGTTCCGCCTACTTACCGCGCGCTTTGCTTTCCTGACCAAAGGTGGGTCAGCGCCAGCAGTGCCTAACCCGCAGCTGCCGCCGATGGATTCCGGTATTCTCGGTGCCGATATTGCACCTGATAATCTCACCATCACCTTGTCAGTCGGTACCTCCTTGTTTGACGAGCGCTTTGGTCTCAGCGCCCACAAACCGACGCAGTTGCAAGCCATGACGCGTTTCCCCAATGATTCGCTTGATGCCGAGCAGTGTCATGGCGATCTGTTGATCCAGATTTGCGCCAATACCCAGGACACGGTGATCCACGCACTGCGCGACATCATCAAGTACACCCCAGATCTGCTGGCGGTGCGCTGGCGTCGTGACGGCTTTATTGCGGACCATGCTGCACGCAGCAAAGGTCAGGAAACGCCCATCAACCTCTTGGGCTTCAAAGACGGCACCGCGAATCCAGATACGCACAATAATGCACTGATGGATCAACTGCTGTGGGTCACGACCAATCAGCAAGAGCCTGCCTGGACGGTGGGTGGTAGCTATCAGGCGGTGCGTATTATTCGTTTCCATGTTGAAATGTGGGACCGTACCCCGCTGGGCGAACAGCAGACCATTTTTGGCCGCGAGAAATTATCCGGTGCGCCATTGGGTATGAAAAATGAACACGATGTGCCGGATTACAGCAAAGACCCCGATGGTGATGTGATTGCACTCGATGCGCATATTCGCCTCGCCAACCCACGTACGCCTGCAACCGACAGCAGTTTGATGCTACGCCGAGGTTACAGCTACTCTTCTGGTATCACCGGAGCAGGGCAGTTAGATATGGGGTTATTGTTCGTCTGTTATCAGCATGATTTAGCCAAAGGCTTTATAACGGTACAGAAGCGTCTGAATGGCGAAGCGCTGGAAGAATATATACGCCCGATTGGTGGCGGATACTTTTTCGTTTTACCCGGTGTCCCTGATGAAAAACATTACCTTGGGCAGCCTCTACTGCAGGCTTGA
- the phoH gene encoding phosphate starvation-inducible protein PhoH yields MGRQKAVIKARREARRVVRSDSRSHRQREEESVTSLVQMGGLDSIGMARDSRDRGPIEARNEAQAHYLNAIESKQLIFATGEAGCGKTWISAAKAAEALINKDIERIIVTRPVLQADEDLGFLPGDISEKFAPYFRPVYDVLVKRLGASFMQYCLRPEIAKVEIAPFAYMRGRTFENAVVILDEAQNVTAAQMKMFLTRLGENVTVIVNGDITQCDLPSNVKSGLADALARFEEDEMIGVVRFGKDDCVRSALCQRTLHAYS; encoded by the coding sequence ATGGGAAGACAGAAAGCAGTGATCAAAGCGCGTCGTGAAGCAAGAAGAGTCGTTCGTAGTGATTCTCGCAGTCACCGTCAGCGCGAAGAAGAATCGGTCACTTCGCTGGTGCAGATGGGTGGGTTGGACTCAATAGGCATGGCGCGTGATTCACGCGATCGTGGTCCGATTGAAGCCAGAAATGAAGCTCAGGCGCACTATCTTAACGCCATAGAATCGAAACAGCTGATATTCGCTACCGGTGAAGCCGGTTGCGGTAAAACCTGGATTAGCGCAGCCAAAGCGGCTGAGGCCCTGATCAATAAGGACATCGAAAGGATAATTGTGACGCGCCCGGTTCTGCAGGCGGATGAAGATCTCGGTTTCCTCCCCGGAGACATTTCCGAGAAGTTCGCCCCGTATTTCCGACCGGTATACGACGTTCTGGTTAAACGTCTCGGCGCTTCCTTTATGCAGTACTGCCTGCGACCCGAAATCGCTAAGGTAGAGATCGCGCCCTTCGCATATATGCGCGGACGTACCTTTGAAAATGCGGTGGTGATCCTTGATGAGGCTCAAAACGTTACCGCCGCACAGATGAAGATGTTCCTGACACGCTTAGGCGAAAACGTGACGGTTATCGTCAACGGCGATATCACACAGTGTGACTTGCCGTCTAACGTCAAATCTGGTCTGGCCGATGCGTTAGCGCGCTTCGAAGAGGATGAGATGATTGGCGTGGTGCGTTTCGGTAAAGACGACTGCGTTCGCTCGGCACTCTGCCAGCGCACGCTGCATGCTTACAGTTAA